The following are encoded in a window of Pseudomonas sp. St316 genomic DNA:
- a CDS encoding diguanylate cyclase, with the protein MNDSIDLNEFHWLLAIVQSIDVGVVVLDREYRVQVWNTFMENRSGVQPKDAHNQHFFSLFPEIDRQWFSRKVESVATLGTPAFTVWEQRPYLIRFKSYQPITGQEAFMYQNTTLLPLRSPDNTIKHICLVIYDVTDVAANRHQLQAANAQLQQLSSTDRLTGLYNRGHWESNLKAAYARHQRYGHALSLVMLDIDHFKRVNDTYGHQAGDKVIEQVARLLREHARDSDVVGRYGGEEFAVVLSDTDSSGAQTFAERVRHSVEALEVVYNDQTIRFTISLGVADLSQPSNDHAELIARADQALYTSKKTGRNRVTVHE; encoded by the coding sequence ATGAACGATTCCATCGATCTGAACGAGTTTCATTGGTTGCTGGCCATCGTTCAGAGCATCGACGTCGGTGTCGTGGTGCTCGACCGCGAGTACCGCGTGCAGGTCTGGAACACCTTCATGGAGAATCGCTCCGGGGTGCAGCCCAAGGATGCCCACAACCAGCATTTTTTCAGCCTGTTCCCTGAAATCGATCGGCAATGGTTCAGCCGCAAGGTGGAAAGTGTCGCGACCCTGGGCACGCCAGCGTTCACGGTCTGGGAGCAGCGCCCGTACCTGATTCGGTTCAAGAGCTACCAGCCGATCACCGGCCAGGAAGCGTTCATGTACCAGAACACCACGCTGCTGCCGCTGCGCTCGCCTGACAACACCATCAAGCACATCTGCCTGGTGATCTATGACGTCACCGACGTCGCCGCCAACCGGCATCAGCTCCAGGCCGCCAACGCGCAGCTGCAGCAACTCTCCAGCACCGATCGGCTGACAGGGCTGTACAATCGCGGTCATTGGGAGAGCAACCTGAAAGCCGCCTACGCCCGGCACCAGCGCTACGGCCACGCGTTGAGCCTGGTGATGCTCGATATCGATCACTTCAAGCGGGTCAACGACACCTACGGGCACCAGGCCGGCGACAAGGTCATCGAGCAAGTCGCCAGGCTGCTACGCGAACATGCGCGCGACTCCGATGTAGTCGGGCGCTATGGCGGTGAAGAGTTTGCCGTGGTGCTTTCGGATACCGACAGCAGCGGTGCACAAACTTTCGCCGAACGCGTGCGGCACTCCGTGGAGGCGCTGGAGGTGGTGTACAACGACCAGACCATCCGTTTCACCATCAGCCTGGGCGTGGCCGACCTGAGCCAGCCTTCGAACGACCACGCCGAGCTGATCGCCCGGGCGGACCAGGCGCTGTATACGTCGAAGAAGACCGGGCGCAACCGGGTGACGGTGCATGAATGA
- the treA gene encoding alpha,alpha-trehalase TreA produces the protein MYLTSLSFAALLCVACSSQPPATWSYADARARANLPPDQAYPELFEAVQRGQVFTDQKHFVDALPNRDPAQIRADYLAQRHRDGFDIKAFVKDNFIESGEAESPAPKPGAPIQAHIDNLWPVLSRSYSQVPAYSSLLPLPQPYVVPGGRFREMYYWDSYFTMLGLEQSGDKAQVRQMTDNFAYMIDTYGHIPNGNRTYYLSRSQPPFFAYMVELQARIEGDQAYGRYLPQLQKEYAYWMEGAQALKPNAAARHVVKLADGSVLNRYWDASPTPRQESWLQDVSTAEQASDRPREEVWRDLRAGAESGWDFSSRWLDDGQNLASIRTTAIVPVDLNSLIYHLENTIAKACETVQNTPCVRAYGRRAERRQRAIEKHLWNADKGFYVDYDWQRNQQRQQLTAATLFPLYTGLASVEHANRTADAVRDGLLRPGGIATTQVGNGQQWDEPNGWAPLQWVAVEGLDRYRQTALAQQIGSRFLQQVESLYRKENKLVEKYDLSGRGDGGGGGEYELQDGFGWTNGVTLKLLGKYGEASPSLVAE, from the coding sequence ATGTACCTCACCAGCCTTTCCTTTGCCGCGCTGCTGTGCGTGGCGTGTTCAAGCCAGCCGCCCGCGACATGGAGCTATGCAGACGCTCGGGCACGGGCCAATCTCCCCCCCGACCAAGCCTATCCCGAGCTGTTTGAAGCGGTGCAGCGCGGGCAAGTGTTCACCGACCAGAAACATTTCGTGGATGCATTGCCCAACCGGGATCCCGCGCAGATCCGCGCCGATTACCTGGCCCAACGTCACCGCGATGGCTTCGATATCAAGGCCTTCGTGAAAGACAACTTCATCGAATCCGGCGAAGCCGAAAGCCCGGCACCCAAGCCCGGCGCTCCGATCCAAGCACACATCGACAACCTCTGGCCGGTACTGAGTCGGTCCTACAGCCAGGTGCCGGCCTACAGCAGTTTGTTGCCCCTGCCGCAGCCCTATGTGGTACCCGGCGGACGTTTTCGCGAGATGTATTACTGGGATTCGTATTTCACCATGCTGGGGCTGGAGCAGAGCGGTGATAAGGCCCAGGTCCGCCAGATGACCGACAACTTTGCCTACATGATCGACACCTACGGCCACATTCCCAACGGCAATCGCACTTACTATCTGAGCCGGTCGCAGCCGCCATTCTTTGCTTATATGGTGGAGTTGCAGGCGCGTATCGAGGGCGACCAGGCCTATGGACGATACCTGCCGCAGTTGCAGAAGGAATATGCCTATTGGATGGAAGGCGCCCAGGCACTCAAGCCCAACGCGGCCGCGCGGCACGTGGTCAAGCTCGCCGATGGCAGTGTGCTCAACCGCTATTGGGATGCCAGCCCGACGCCCCGACAGGAGTCCTGGCTGCAAGATGTCAGCACCGCCGAGCAGGCGTCGGACCGGCCCAGGGAAGAGGTCTGGCGAGACCTGCGCGCCGGGGCCGAAAGTGGCTGGGACTTCAGCTCGCGCTGGTTGGACGATGGCCAGAACCTGGCGAGCATTCGCACCACCGCTATTGTGCCCGTGGATCTGAACAGCTTGATCTATCATCTCGAAAACACCATCGCCAAAGCCTGCGAAACGGTGCAGAACACCCCCTGCGTCCGGGCTTATGGCCGGCGCGCCGAACGGCGCCAGCGTGCCATCGAGAAGCATTTGTGGAATGCCGACAAAGGCTTCTACGTGGACTACGACTGGCAACGTAACCAGCAACGCCAGCAGCTTACGGCCGCGACGCTTTTCCCGCTGTATACGGGCCTGGCATCTGTCGAGCACGCCAATCGCACCGCCGATGCCGTACGTGATGGCCTGTTGCGCCCCGGCGGCATCGCCACCACCCAGGTCGGTAATGGCCAGCAGTGGGACGAGCCCAATGGCTGGGCACCGTTGCAATGGGTCGCGGTGGAGGGACTGGACCGATACCGGCAAACCGCCCTGGCGCAGCAAATTGGCAGCCGCTTCTTGCAGCAAGTCGAGAGCCTTTACCGCAAGGAAAACAAGCTGGTGGAGAAATACGATCTGTCCGGGCGCGGTGACGGTGGGGGAGGCGGTGAGTATGAACTGCAGGACGGTTTCGGCTGGACAAACGGGGTGACGCTAAAGCTGCTGGGTAAATATGGCGAAGCTTCCCCAAGCCTTGTGGCTGAGTGA
- a CDS encoding zinc-binding alcohol dehydrogenase family protein, with product MLTVICNEPGSLTAIEREKPLRKPREILIRVKRVGVCGTDLHIFTGNQPYLEYPRVMGHEFSGVVDETDSASDLAIGDVVYVMPYLSCGTCIACRQGKTNCCTRIQVLGVHCDGAFTEYLSVPHEFVHKAVGVSLDQAAMIEFLSIGAHAVRRSNVQAGKRALVVGTGPIGMAAAIFASLRGAQVTVLDTREDRLAFCKQHLDIHAAVHIGEGDKQTLAELTGGDFFDVVFDATGNARAMERGFEFIAHGGTYVMISVVRDSITFSDPEFHKREATLMGSRNATQEDFRHVEECLRNGLIPDKALNTHRLTLSDVAHSFSTLLDPKQGVVKAIIEC from the coding sequence ATGCTGACTGTCATCTGTAACGAACCCGGTTCGTTAACCGCCATCGAACGTGAAAAGCCCCTCAGGAAACCGCGAGAGATTCTTATCCGGGTCAAGCGCGTCGGGGTTTGCGGCACCGACCTGCACATCTTCACCGGCAATCAACCGTACCTCGAATATCCGCGCGTCATGGGCCATGAGTTTTCCGGGGTCGTAGACGAGACGGACAGCGCCAGCGACCTCGCCATCGGTGATGTGGTCTATGTGATGCCCTACCTGTCCTGCGGGACATGCATCGCCTGCCGCCAGGGCAAGACCAACTGCTGCACCCGCATTCAAGTGCTAGGGGTTCATTGCGATGGAGCGTTCACTGAGTACCTGAGCGTTCCCCACGAGTTCGTGCACAAGGCTGTGGGTGTTTCCCTTGATCAGGCGGCGATGATCGAGTTCCTGTCCATCGGCGCGCACGCTGTGCGGCGCTCAAATGTCCAGGCGGGTAAACGCGCGCTGGTGGTTGGCACGGGGCCGATCGGCATGGCGGCGGCAATCTTCGCCAGCCTGCGGGGGGCGCAGGTCACCGTCCTGGATACCCGTGAGGATCGTCTTGCGTTCTGTAAGCAACATTTGGATATCCACGCCGCCGTGCACATCGGCGAAGGCGACAAGCAGACCCTGGCTGAACTGACGGGGGGTGATTTTTTCGATGTCGTGTTCGATGCCACCGGTAACGCAAGGGCCATGGAACGCGGGTTCGAGTTCATCGCCCACGGCGGCACTTATGTGATGATTTCGGTGGTGCGGGACTCCATCACCTTCTCCGACCCTGAATTCCACAAGCGTGAAGCCACGCTGATGGGCAGCCGTAACGCCACCCAGGAAGACTTCCGCCATGTAGAGGAATGCTTGCGCAATGGATTGATTCCGGACAAGGCCCTCAATACCCATCGCCTGACACTCAGCGACGTTGCCCATTCGTTCAGCACCTTGCTCGACCCCAAGCAGGGCGTCGTCAAAGCAATCATCGAGTGCTAG
- a CDS encoding altronate dehydratase family protein, which translates to MNLPSSLLVLTPGDDVAVARGDIAQGQPLSADGIVLVARQPVPSGHKIALRTVLAGQGVLKYGQTIGQATRDIEPGDHVHVHNLDMPATNAEHRVRNVYVPTSLSNDPATFEGYVREDGRVGTRNYIGVISSVNCSATVCKHIANAFSSERLKEFPNVDGVVAITHGSGCGMGAKGEGIDILKRTLRGYADHANFAGVLLIGLGCEVNQLTPLMNELGDRRAVLKASLIIQEQGGTREAVRRGIAHIEAMLPVINQYQRSTVAASHLCVGLQCGGSDGYSGITANPALGAAVDLLVQHGGTAILSETPEIYGAEHLLTARAASAEIAEKLMERIHWWEAYVRHHDGDMNNNPSPGNKAGGITTILEKSLGAVAKAGASGLMGVYQYAETVDARGLVFMDTPGYDPVSATGQVAGGANLICFTTGRGSTYGCKPTPSLKIATNTRLFQHMELDMDFNAGGIVDGLESVAQAGERLFRLMLETASGHRTCSEENGLGDNEFLPWQIGAVM; encoded by the coding sequence ATGAACCTGCCGTCTTCCTTACTGGTTTTAACCCCCGGTGATGATGTTGCCGTGGCCCGGGGCGATATTGCCCAAGGGCAACCGCTGAGCGCCGACGGTATCGTGCTGGTCGCCCGCCAGCCGGTCCCGTCCGGCCACAAGATCGCCCTGCGCACGGTGTTGGCCGGCCAAGGGGTGCTCAAATACGGGCAGACCATTGGCCAGGCAACCCGGGACATCGAGCCCGGCGATCACGTCCACGTGCACAACCTGGACATGCCCGCCACCAATGCCGAACACCGCGTACGGAACGTCTATGTACCCACCTCATTGAGCAATGATCCCGCCACGTTCGAGGGTTACGTGCGCGAGGATGGGCGCGTCGGTACGCGCAATTACATCGGTGTCATTTCCAGCGTCAACTGCTCGGCGACCGTCTGCAAACACATCGCCAATGCCTTTTCTTCAGAACGCCTGAAAGAGTTTCCCAACGTCGATGGCGTCGTTGCGATCACCCACGGCAGCGGCTGCGGCATGGGCGCCAAGGGTGAAGGCATCGACATCCTCAAACGCACCTTGCGCGGCTATGCCGATCACGCCAACTTCGCCGGCGTGCTGTTGATCGGCCTGGGCTGCGAGGTCAATCAACTCACCCCGTTGATGAATGAACTGGGCGATCGCCGCGCGGTGCTCAAGGCCAGCCTGATCATTCAGGAGCAAGGCGGTACTCGCGAAGCGGTGCGACGTGGCATCGCCCATATTGAAGCGATGCTGCCGGTCATCAACCAATACCAACGGTCGACCGTCGCCGCCAGCCACTTATGCGTCGGTTTGCAATGTGGCGGCTCGGATGGTTACTCAGGCATTACGGCCAATCCGGCACTCGGCGCGGCCGTGGACCTGTTGGTGCAACATGGCGGCACCGCGATTCTTTCGGAAACACCGGAAATCTATGGGGCCGAGCACTTGCTGACGGCCCGTGCGGCGTCTGCTGAAATCGCGGAAAAATTGATGGAGCGGATCCACTGGTGGGAAGCCTACGTCCGCCACCACGACGGCGATATGAACAACAACCCTTCGCCGGGCAATAAGGCCGGAGGCATCACCACCATTCTGGAAAAATCCCTGGGCGCCGTGGCGAAAGCCGGTGCGAGCGGGCTGATGGGCGTTTACCAATACGCCGAAACGGTCGATGCCCGAGGCCTCGTGTTCATGGACACACCCGGCTATGACCCGGTGTCCGCGACCGGCCAGGTGGCCGGAGGCGCGAACCTCATCTGCTTCACCACGGGCCGCGGCTCGACCTACGGGTGCAAGCCCACGCCCTCCTTGAAGATCGCCACCAACACCCGCCTGTTCCAACACATGGAACTGGACATGGATTTCAACGCCGGCGGCATTGTCGATGGCCTGGAGTCGGTGGCGCAGGCGGGTGAGCGGTTGTTCCGACTGATGCTGGAGACGGCGTCCGGACACCGCACCTGCAGTGAGGAAAACGGCTTGGGCGATAACGAGTTCCTGCCTTGGCAGATCGGCGCGGTGATGTGA
- a CDS encoding FadR/GntR family transcriptional regulator, which yields MVSPINAAERKPYQKIADQLRNYIAQGDFKAGSRLPPERDLTQLLGVSRPSLREALIALEIDGDIEIKMGSGVYVRAKPTDGKNQSMTLGESPSELMQARALIEGESVILACLHGKKSDYRYLQDCIDAMRASIANGLPPLEDDRRFHQRLAKMSGNSALVRIITALFDERHNPISAHLSKHSENALTWEAAVVEHEAILHAVANKDVLGAQTSMRQHLSRSENRWLRALEPEDSHD from the coding sequence ATGGTTTCACCGATCAACGCCGCCGAGCGAAAGCCGTACCAGAAAATCGCCGATCAACTGCGCAACTACATCGCCCAGGGCGATTTCAAGGCAGGCTCCAGGCTTCCCCCCGAGCGTGACTTGACCCAACTGCTGGGTGTCTCCCGGCCGTCGCTTCGCGAGGCGCTGATTGCCTTGGAAATTGACGGCGACATCGAGATCAAGATGGGCTCCGGCGTGTACGTGCGAGCCAAGCCCACGGACGGAAAAAACCAGAGCATGACCTTGGGCGAGAGCCCCTCGGAACTGATGCAGGCACGCGCCTTGATCGAAGGTGAGTCAGTGATCCTGGCCTGTTTGCATGGCAAGAAAAGCGACTACCGCTATCTGCAGGACTGTATCGATGCCATGCGCGCAAGCATTGCCAATGGCCTGCCTCCGCTGGAGGATGACCGTCGCTTCCATCAGCGCCTGGCCAAGATGAGCGGCAACTCGGCTCTGGTCCGGATCATCACTGCGCTGTTTGATGAACGACACAACCCGATTTCGGCTCACCTGAGCAAACACTCGGAGAATGCCCTGACGTGGGAAGCCGCGGTCGTCGAGCATGAGGCGATCCTGCACGCCGTGGCCAACAAGGATGTGCTCGGCGCCCAAACCTCCATGCGCCAGCATCTGAGCCGTTCGGAGAACCGTTGGCTGCGAGCGCTGGAACCGGAAGACAGCCACGACTAA
- the uxuA gene encoding mannonate dehydratase: MEQTWRWFGPKDPISLADVRQTGATGIVTALHEIPNGQVWPVDAIAARKQMIEAAGLSWSVVESIPVHEDIKRGCGRRDEYIANYQQSVRNLASCGIDIVCYNFMPVLDWTRTDLAHELADGGWALRFDQTAFAAFDLFILQRPAAQAEYSAADIEQAKAYFEQLTPARREALVNTLIAGLPGAEEHYSLDNFRDLLRTYADIDEAKLREHLGYFLRAVIPVAEEVGVRMAIHPDDPPRALLGLPRILSTAADAQWLLDVAPSPANGLTFCTGSYGVREDNDLVAMAKHFAPFIYFTHLRSTRRETDPRSFHEAHHLDGDVDMVGVIGALVAEERRREREGGPRLPLRPDHGHQLLDDQQRKSNPGYSLIGRLKGLAEIRGVELAVRRQLSQVSH, translated from the coding sequence ATGGAACAGACATGGCGTTGGTTTGGCCCCAAAGACCCGATTTCCCTGGCGGACGTTCGTCAAACCGGTGCAACCGGCATTGTCACCGCGCTGCATGAAATCCCCAATGGCCAGGTGTGGCCGGTGGACGCCATCGCGGCGCGCAAACAGATGATCGAAGCGGCCGGCTTGAGCTGGTCAGTGGTTGAAAGCATTCCGGTGCACGAAGACATCAAGCGCGGCTGTGGCCGGCGCGACGAGTACATCGCCAATTACCAGCAAAGCGTGCGCAACCTGGCGAGCTGCGGCATCGATATCGTCTGCTACAACTTCATGCCGGTGCTGGACTGGACCCGTACCGACCTGGCCCATGAGTTGGCGGATGGGGGTTGGGCACTGCGTTTCGATCAGACCGCCTTCGCCGCTTTTGACCTGTTCATCCTCCAGCGCCCGGCTGCGCAGGCCGAATACAGCGCGGCGGATATCGAGCAGGCCAAGGCCTACTTCGAACAACTGACGCCGGCCCGACGCGAAGCTTTGGTCAACACCCTGATCGCAGGCTTGCCCGGCGCCGAGGAACACTACAGCCTGGACAACTTTCGTGACTTGCTGCGTACCTACGCCGACATCGACGAGGCCAAGTTGCGCGAACACCTGGGGTATTTTTTGCGCGCGGTGATCCCGGTGGCAGAGGAGGTGGGTGTGCGCATGGCGATCCACCCGGACGACCCACCCCGGGCGCTGCTCGGCTTGCCACGCATCCTGTCCACTGCCGCAGACGCCCAGTGGCTGCTGGACGTGGCGCCAAGCCCGGCCAATGGCCTGACGTTCTGCACCGGCTCCTACGGCGTGCGTGAAGACAACGATCTGGTGGCGATGGCCAAGCACTTTGCGCCGTTCATCTACTTCACCCACCTGCGTTCAACCCGCCGGGAAACCGATCCGCGCAGCTTCCATGAAGCCCATCACCTGGACGGCGACGTCGACATGGTTGGGGTCATCGGTGCCCTTGTGGCTGAAGAGCGCCGACGTGAGCGCGAAGGCGGCCCGCGCTTGCCGCTGCGTCCCGACCATGGGCATCAACTGCTGGACGACCAACAGCGCAAAAGCAATCCCGGCTACTCGTTGATCGGCCGTCTCAAGGGCTTGGCGGAAATCCGCGGGGTGGAACTGGCGGTGCGTCGACAACTGAGTCAAGTTTCGCACTAA
- a CDS encoding MFS transporter, producing the protein MFGQGRSLIIIMLFLAGVINYLDRSALSVAAPFIQKDYGLSTGEMGMIFSSFFVGYAVFNFIGGWAADRYGAKTTLLLAMVLWSLFSGLTVLTVGFASLVLIRILFGMGEGPLSVTTSKMVNNWYTPKRRARAIGTSMSGTPLGGAISGPVVGFIAVTYGWKMSFIIIMVIGLIWAAVWFKFVKERPEGEGAEETLRAEGQGELAAQPVFPLRYYLKQPTVLFTSLAFFSYNYTLFFFLTWFPSYLTMAHGLNVKDMSIATVIPWVLGFLGLALGGFISDFVFKKTGKMMFSRKVVLVTCLLACAVCIACAGMVKTLYPAVALVALAVFFLYLTGAIYWAIIQDTVPAARVGGVSGFMHFLANTSGIVGPTLTGFLVQFTGSFTSAFLLAGLLTVIGAVCVARYVKPLSVADTGHSAAQNPQPASALGHP; encoded by the coding sequence ATGTTTGGTCAAGGACGTAGCTTAATCATCATCATGCTGTTCCTGGCCGGGGTCATCAATTACCTCGACCGGTCGGCGTTGTCTGTGGCGGCGCCTTTCATCCAGAAAGACTACGGTCTGAGTACGGGTGAGATGGGCATGATCTTCAGCAGCTTTTTCGTCGGTTATGCCGTCTTCAACTTCATCGGTGGCTGGGCTGCCGACCGTTACGGCGCCAAGACCACGTTGCTGCTGGCCATGGTCCTGTGGTCGTTGTTCAGCGGCCTCACCGTGCTGACGGTAGGCTTTGCGTCGCTGGTGCTCATCCGGATCCTGTTCGGCATGGGCGAAGGGCCGCTGAGCGTCACCACCAGCAAGATGGTGAACAACTGGTACACCCCCAAGCGCCGGGCCCGGGCGATTGGTACGTCGATGTCCGGCACGCCGCTGGGTGGGGCGATTTCCGGCCCGGTGGTGGGCTTTATCGCGGTCACCTACGGCTGGAAAATGTCGTTCATCATCATCATGGTGATCGGCCTGATCTGGGCCGCCGTGTGGTTCAAGTTCGTCAAGGAAAGGCCCGAAGGCGAGGGCGCCGAGGAGACTCTGCGGGCCGAGGGGCAAGGCGAGCTGGCGGCACAACCGGTGTTCCCACTGCGCTATTACCTCAAGCAACCGACGGTGCTGTTCACCTCCCTGGCGTTCTTTTCCTATAACTACACCTTGTTCTTCTTCCTGACCTGGTTTCCCAGCTACCTGACCATGGCCCATGGCCTGAACGTCAAGGACATGAGCATCGCCACGGTCATTCCCTGGGTGCTGGGTTTCCTTGGCCTGGCCCTGGGTGGTTTCATCTCCGACTTCGTGTTCAAGAAAACCGGAAAAATGATGTTCTCCCGCAAAGTGGTGCTGGTGACGTGCCTGCTGGCCTGCGCTGTTTGCATCGCGTGTGCCGGGATGGTCAAGACCCTGTATCCGGCGGTGGCACTCGTCGCCTTGGCGGTGTTCTTCCTGTACCTCACCGGCGCCATCTACTGGGCGATCATCCAGGACACCGTCCCGGCGGCGCGGGTGGGCGGCGTCAGTGGTTTCATGCACTTTCTGGCGAACACCTCGGGCATTGTCGGCCCGACCCTGACGGGCTTCCTGGTGCAGTTCACCGGCTCGTTCACCAGTGCATTCCTGCTGGCAGGGCTGTTGACCGTGATCGGAGCCGTGTGCGTGGCGCGCTACGTAAAACCGCTGTCGGTGGCGGATACCGGCCACTCGGCGGCACAAAACCCGCAGCCCGCTTCGGCCCTGGGCCATCCCTGA
- a CDS encoding Zn-dependent oxidoreductase — MKAFQVRAPFEFGLAQVDRPQVARGEVQVDVAYAGICGSDMHIIHGQNAFVRFPRVTGHEFSGVVRQVGEGVEHLQVGDRVCVDPVISCGTCYPCRIGRPNVCTRLQVIGVHRDGGFSEQVCVPAENAHRLPDSMSLSHGALVEPYSIALNVLDRMQPHPGDSVLIYGAGVIGLTLVQMARALGLTDITVTDVIDSRLETARALGASRTLNGQQVDVEATMRELTQGEGVPLIVDAACIPALMPQMVRLASPAGRIGLLGFNATPSDLVQLEMIKKELTLVGSRLNNRKFPRVIELIASGKLQVQDLISHRVSFDEMPGAIDLIEKHPEQTRKVLVELTNAHP; from the coding sequence ATGAAAGCGTTCCAGGTAAGAGCACCCTTCGAGTTCGGATTGGCCCAGGTCGACCGGCCCCAGGTCGCCCGTGGCGAGGTCCAGGTCGATGTGGCGTATGCCGGCATCTGTGGCTCGGACATGCACATCATTCATGGGCAGAACGCATTCGTGCGTTTTCCCCGTGTCACCGGCCATGAGTTCTCCGGGGTCGTCCGGCAAGTCGGCGAGGGCGTCGAACACCTGCAAGTGGGTGACCGAGTTTGCGTCGATCCGGTGATCAGTTGCGGCACCTGCTATCCCTGCCGGATTGGCCGGCCCAATGTCTGCACCCGACTGCAAGTGATCGGCGTGCATCGCGACGGCGGCTTCAGCGAGCAGGTGTGCGTGCCGGCCGAAAATGCCCACCGCTTGCCCGATTCGATGTCCCTCAGCCATGGCGCCCTGGTCGAGCCATATTCCATTGCCCTGAACGTACTCGATCGCATGCAGCCCCATCCGGGCGACAGCGTGTTGATCTACGGCGCCGGGGTGATCGGCTTGACCCTGGTGCAGATGGCCCGGGCGCTGGGATTGACCGACATCACCGTGACCGATGTCATCGACAGTCGCCTGGAGACGGCGCGGGCGCTGGGCGCCAGCCGAACCCTCAACGGCCAGCAAGTCGATGTCGAGGCGACGATGCGTGAATTGACTCAGGGTGAAGGTGTGCCGCTGATTGTCGACGCCGCCTGCATTCCGGCACTCATGCCGCAGATGGTGCGCCTGGCTTCGCCGGCCGGGCGCATCGGGTTGCTGGGCTTCAATGCCACACCCAGTGATCTGGTGCAGTTGGAAATGATCAAGAAGGAACTGACGCTAGTGGGTTCGCGGCTCAATAACCGCAAGTTCCCGCGGGTGATCGAGCTGATCGCCAGCGGCAAGTTGCAGGTCCAGGACCTGATCAGCCATCGCGTCAGCTTCGATGAAATGCCCGGTGCCATCGACCTGATCGAAAAACATCCCGAGCAAACCCGAAAAGTGCTGGTGGAACTGACGAACGCCCACCCCTGA
- the manD gene encoding D-mannonate dehydratase ManD: MKIVEARVIVTCPGRNLVTLKIVTDEGLYGIGDATLNGRELAVVAYLEEHVLPALIGRDAHRIEDIWQYLYRGAYWRRGPVTMTAIAAVDVALWDIKAKAANMPLYQLLGGKSRERVMVYGHATGKDIEGCLDEVARHVELGYKAVRVQCGVPGIATTYGVAKRSGERYEPADSDLPAEHVWDTAKYLNYVPKLFAAVRERFGDDLHILHDVHHRLTPIEAGRLGKAVEPYNLFWLEDCTPAENQQSFRLIRQHTTTPLAVGEVFNSIHDCRELIQEQLIDYIRTTLVHAGGITHVRRIADFAALFQVRTGFHGATDLSPVCMGAALHFDTWVPNFGIQEHMPHEDRIDEVFPHAYRFEDGHFTPGETPGHGVDIDENLARQYPYKRASLPVNRLEDGTLWHW, from the coding sequence ATGAAAATTGTTGAAGCACGCGTCATCGTCACCTGTCCGGGTCGCAACCTGGTCACCTTGAAAATCGTCACCGATGAAGGCCTCTACGGCATTGGCGATGCCACCTTGAATGGCCGCGAACTGGCGGTGGTCGCGTATCTGGAAGAACACGTGCTGCCCGCGTTGATCGGCCGCGACGCCCATCGCATCGAGGACATCTGGCAGTACCTGTATCGCGGTGCGTACTGGCGCCGGGGGCCGGTGACCATGACCGCCATCGCCGCCGTTGACGTGGCGCTCTGGGACATCAAGGCCAAGGCCGCGAACATGCCGCTGTACCAGTTGCTCGGTGGCAAGAGCCGCGAGCGGGTGATGGTCTACGGGCACGCCACCGGCAAGGACATCGAAGGCTGCCTGGACGAAGTCGCCCGTCACGTCGAGCTGGGCTATAAAGCCGTGCGTGTGCAATGCGGTGTGCCCGGCATTGCCACCACCTACGGCGTCGCCAAGCGCAGTGGCGAGCGCTATGAGCCGGCCGACAGCGACCTGCCCGCCGAACACGTCTGGGACACCGCCAAATACCTCAACTACGTCCCCAAGCTGTTCGCCGCCGTGCGCGAACGCTTTGGCGACGACCTGCATATCCTCCACGACGTGCACCATCGCCTGACACCCATCGAAGCCGGGCGCCTGGGCAAAGCCGTGGAACCGTACAACCTGTTCTGGCTGGAAGACTGCACGCCGGCCGAAAACCAGCAGAGCTTCCGCCTGATCCGCCAGCACACCACCACGCCGTTGGCCGTTGGCGAGGTGTTCAACTCCATCCATGACTGCCGTGAGTTGATCCAGGAACAATTGATCGACTACATCCGCACGACGCTGGTGCATGCCGGCGGCATTACCCATGTGCGGCGCATTGCCGATTTCGCCGCGCTGTTCCAGGTGCGCACCGGTTTTCACGGTGCCACCGACCTGTCACCGGTGTGCATGGGCGCGGCCCTGCATTTCGATACGTGGGTGCCCAACTTCGGCATCCAGGAACACATGCCTCACGAAGACCGCATCGATGAAGTCTTCCCCCATGCCTATCGCTTCGAGGATGGCCACTTCACGCCGGGCGAAACACCGGGGCATGGCGTCGACATCGATGAAAACCTTGCCCGCCAATACCCCTACAAGCGCGCCAGCCTGCCGGTCAACCGTCTTGAAGACGGCACGCTCTGGCATTGGTGA